CACCCGTACAGATACTTTAACCACCCATCAACCAGATTGCATTGCCGTAGGCATATCAGATTTTCCAATACATTCCAAACCCAACAGCATTTTTAGTGCTTTCCCAAATCCGGGCTCAGGTAAGATTACGATTGTTTTTACCGAAACATTGGAAACCTCACATTTGCTCGAACTTTACAACTTAGAGGGTAAGTTGTTGAGACGCATGTCAATTGCCCCCAATTCCCCGTCTGTTCTTATAGATATTGCTAACCTGGTTTCCGGTAATTATATCTTACAACTTATCGAACAGACTTCCAATATTAAAAGGAGCGAACAAAAAATCAGTATTTTCAACAGGTAACCAATTTTAGCCTTAATAGCATTAGCTTCTTGCATTGCCATAATTCCTTATTTTGATAAGGAATGGTATTTTACATATACAAGTAATAAAACCAATCTTTACAACAATCTTGTATAAAATCACGTTTGTTTACAAACGTTTCCATCTTTAGCTTTTGTTAAATATCCGATTTAAGCCCTAAAATTCATGCCACATGTTTAGACTATGTTTGCTTTTCATGTCTCCGCTATTCGCTTTTCTGATTTCAGAAGCACAAAACAACCTTACATTTCTGGAAGCCACCCGTCTGAAATTTCCGGACAGCAAACAGGTTTTGCTTGAAAAACAAGAACATTTAAACATCAACTACCGTGATGGGGAATGGGACATTTGGAGCAAAATCAACGAAAAGACCCTTTACCTGAGCGACCAGCAGCTATATGCTCAAAAATCAATTTTCCTCAGTGGGTTTGATGAAATTACCAACCTTGAGGCAAAAACGCTTGTACCTGTAAAAAAAGGAAAGAAAAACGAAATGCAGGAGTTTAAAGTGGAAAAGGTGGAAACCAAAGATGTGATGATGGGTAGTATATTCTATTCCGATTTTAAGGAAAAGAAATTCAGCTTCCCTGCTTTGCAGGAAGGGGCAACCACCCTTCTGACTTATACGCAGATTAGCAAAGAACCCCGGCTTTTAGATGCTTTTTATTTTGGAAACTATTCAGCTCCGGTTATATCGTCTGTTTTTAGCGTCAGTTTTCCGAAAAAAATTGAAATAGCTTATAAGCTAATGGGAGAAAACACAGATATGGTTAGTTTTGAAAAAAAAGAAGAAAATAATCTGATTACTTATACATGGACTGCAGAAAATATCAGCCGACTAAAACCCGAAGAAAACGCTCCAAGCAGTAGTTATTACGAACCTCATTTAGTTATTTACATCAATAAAGTAAATGAGGGAAAAAATGAGGTAAAAATCCTGGAAGATGTTTCAGGACTGTATAACTGGTACTATTCTTTGGTTGAAAACATCAACCCTGAAGCCGGTGAAGAGCTGAAACTATTGGTAAAATCTCTGACAAAAGATGCAGGCAGCGATTATGAAAAAACAAAACGTATTTTTCAGTGGGTGCAAAGCAATATCAAATACATTGCCTTTGAAGATGGATTAGGTGGGTTTATTCCGCGAGATGCCAACGATATATATGCAAAAAAATACGGCGATTGTAAAGACATGTCAAGCATTTTGTTTCAAATGCTTAAGTTGGCCGGTGTTCCTGCTTATTACACATGGATTGGTACACGAGACAAACCC
This is a stretch of genomic DNA from Sphingobacteriales bacterium. It encodes these proteins:
- a CDS encoding DUF3857 domain-containing protein; this translates as MSPLFAFLISEAQNNLTFLEATRLKFPDSKQVLLEKQEHLNINYRDGEWDIWSKINEKTLYLSDQQLYAQKSIFLSGFDEITNLEAKTLVPVKKGKKNEMQEFKVEKVETKDVMMGSIFYSDFKEKKFSFPALQEGATTLLTYTQISKEPRLLDAFYFGNYSAPVISSVFSVSFPKKIEIAYKLMGENTDMVSFEKKEENNLITYTWTAENISRLKPEENAPSSSYYEPHLVIYINKVNEGKNEVKILEDVSGLYNWYYSLVENINPEAGEELKLLVKSLTKDAGSDYEKTKRIFQWVQSNIKYIAFEDGLGGFIPRDANDIYAKKYGDCKDMSSILFQMLKLAGVPAYYTWIGTRDKPYTYNEVPTPIADNHMIASVKVNNEYVFLDATGEYQPFGLPTSMIQGKEALIGIDKEHYEIVVVPTSLMENSTETENLTLTLSGRNLNGTGILKFNGYKKVFTQYEKLKADAAGRSARFFNDFLRKGSNKFESKNITSTGFNDNNNPEIAIQYDFSIPDYVTISGDKIYVNLNLNRKYQQSAIDLKERKLDKEVEYQYIEDFTYRLNIPDGYEVFYLPTAMEFKDEEFGFTANYTQDAGSVALNLRVYINHLMLKQKRFTDWNAMIEKLNNAYQEVVVLKKMGQ